The following proteins are encoded in a genomic region of Pseudomonas sp. Os17:
- a CDS encoding GreA/GreB family elongation factor → MNKQSVCQLILQQLRDDLEVAVRAAQTAYETATHEENIAENKYDTLGLEASYLAAGQARRVEEIRQALSLWQNLGLRPYDAQSGIQVGTLLGLEDENGREQWLFLGPDGAGLKVQVVGQLVTVITPRSPLGKSLLGKFEEDEVEIVVAGTRQHFTVTEVR, encoded by the coding sequence ATGAATAAACAGTCTGTCTGCCAACTGATTCTGCAACAGCTCCGGGACGACCTGGAGGTCGCGGTACGGGCCGCACAAACCGCCTACGAAACCGCCACCCATGAAGAGAACATCGCCGAGAACAAGTACGACACGCTGGGACTTGAGGCGTCCTACCTGGCAGCCGGGCAGGCTCGCCGGGTCGAGGAGATCCGCCAGGCATTGAGCCTCTGGCAAAACCTTGGCCTGCGTCCCTACGACGCGCAGTCAGGGATCCAGGTCGGCACGCTGTTGGGACTTGAGGATGAAAATGGCCGCGAACAATGGCTGTTTCTCGGTCCGGATGGAGCGGGCTTGAAAGTCCAGGTGGTCGGACAGCTGGTAACCGTCATCACCCCGCGCTCCCCGCTGGGCAAAAGCCTGTTGGGCAAGTTCGAGGAGGATGAGGTGGAAATCGTGGTGGCGGGGACTCGGCAACACTTCACTGTCACCGAGGTCCGCTAG
- the cysB gene encoding HTH-type transcriptional regulator CysB, translating into MKLQQLRYIWEVAHHDLNVSATAQSLYTSQPGISKQIRLLEDELGVEVFARSGKHLTRVTPAGERIITTAGEILRKVESIKQIAQEFSNEKKGTLSIATTHTQARYALPPVISSFIKQYPDVALHMHQGSPMQIAEMAADGTVDFAIATEALELFGDLVMMPCYRWNRCVVVPQGHPLTKLPKLTLETLAEYPIVTYVFGFTGRSKLDEAFSHRGLTPKVVFTAADADVIKTYVRLGLGVGIVAKMAVDTKLDSDLVVLDASELFESSITKIGFRRGTFLRGFMCDFIEKFAPHLTREVMAKAIACHNKQELEELFDGVELPVH; encoded by the coding sequence ATGAAGCTTCAACAATTGCGCTACATCTGGGAAGTGGCGCACCACGACCTCAACGTTTCAGCCACCGCGCAAAGCCTTTACACCTCGCAACCGGGTATCAGCAAGCAGATCCGTCTGCTCGAGGACGAGCTCGGGGTCGAGGTCTTCGCTCGCAGTGGCAAGCATCTGACGCGGGTGACCCCGGCCGGCGAGCGGATCATCACTACCGCCGGCGAGATCTTGCGCAAGGTCGAAAGCATCAAGCAGATCGCCCAGGAGTTCTCCAACGAGAAGAAAGGCACCCTGTCGATTGCCACCACTCACACCCAGGCGCGTTACGCCTTGCCTCCGGTGATCAGCAGCTTCATCAAGCAATACCCGGATGTGGCCCTGCACATGCACCAGGGCTCACCGATGCAGATCGCCGAAATGGCCGCCGACGGCACCGTGGATTTCGCCATCGCTACCGAGGCCCTGGAGTTGTTTGGCGATCTGGTGATGATGCCGTGCTACCGCTGGAACCGTTGCGTGGTGGTGCCACAGGGCCACCCGCTGACCAAGTTGCCGAAACTGACTCTGGAAACCCTGGCCGAGTACCCGATCGTCACTTACGTGTTCGGTTTCACCGGCCGCTCCAAGCTCGACGAAGCCTTCAGTCATCGCGGCCTGACGCCAAAGGTGGTGTTCACCGCCGCCGACGCCGACGTGATCAAGACCTATGTGCGCCTTGGGCTGGGCGTGGGCATCGTGGCCAAGATGGCCGTCGACACCAAGCTCGACAGCGACCTGGTGGTCCTGGATGCCAGTGAGCTGTTCGAGTCGAGCATCACCAAGATCGGTTTCCGTCGCGGCACCTTCCTGCGCGGTTTCATGTGCGACTTCATCGAGAAGTTCGCTCCGCACCTGACTCGCGAAGTCATGGCCAAGGCCATTGCCTGCCACAACAAGCAGGAACTGGAAGAACTGTTCGACGGCGTCGAACTGCCGGTTCACTGA
- a CDS encoding universal stress protein: MIRSMLYATDLGLYAPFVMQHALELARTFNADLHVVHAVEPMGLFAESVLQSYLDEQSLNEFHRQGLSTVMANIEQRVLDSFREELGEGMHDLSLIQSVRVLQGDPSQVILEQAGKLSVDLLIVGSHSHGVGAQTPLGRTASRVLQLSKVPVYLVPLVQRRRQGDA, encoded by the coding sequence ATGATTCGTTCGATGCTGTATGCCACGGACCTCGGTCTGTACGCTCCCTTTGTCATGCAGCATGCCCTGGAGCTGGCTCGAACGTTCAATGCCGACTTACATGTAGTGCACGCTGTGGAGCCCATGGGATTGTTCGCCGAATCGGTGTTGCAGAGCTATCTGGACGAGCAGTCGCTGAACGAGTTTCATCGCCAGGGCCTGAGCACCGTGATGGCCAATATCGAACAGCGGGTACTGGACAGTTTTCGCGAGGAGCTGGGTGAAGGCATGCACGACCTGAGCTTGATCCAGTCGGTGCGGGTGCTTCAGGGGGACCCGTCCCAAGTGATTCTGGAGCAGGCGGGGAAACTCTCGGTGGATTTGCTGATCGTAGGAAGTCACAGCCACGGGGTCGGTGCGCAAACTCCTCTGGGGCGCACCGCATCACGGGTTTTGCAGTTGTCCAAAGTGCCGGTTTACCTGGTGCCGCTGGTCCAGCGTCGACGGCAGGGGGATGCCTGA
- a CDS encoding 5'-nucleotidase: MAKGLDGKLVVAISSRALFDLSESHKVYLAQGVEAYRQYQIEHEDEILEPGDAFPLVKKLLSLNASLGRARVEVVLVSRNSADTGLRVFNSIEHYGLGISRAAFVGGRSPYPYLAAFGSDLFLSTHADDVRSALEAGFAAATILSGGARRAANGELRIAFDGDAVLFSDDSERVYQAAGLEAFQASERQSAREPLPGGPFKGFLAALNLLQGEFADDACPVRTALVTARSAPAHERVIRTLREWNIRLDESLFLGGLEKAAFLEAFAADVFFDDQAGHCESAREVVATGHVPHGISNEART; encoded by the coding sequence ATGGCAAAGGGACTGGATGGCAAACTGGTGGTGGCAATCTCTTCGCGCGCTCTATTCGACCTGAGCGAAAGCCATAAGGTCTATCTGGCCCAGGGCGTCGAAGCCTATCGGCAATATCAGATCGAGCACGAGGACGAGATTCTTGAGCCAGGCGATGCCTTTCCATTGGTGAAGAAACTCCTGAGCCTGAATGCCAGCCTGGGTCGGGCGCGGGTCGAGGTGGTGCTGGTGTCGCGCAACAGTGCCGACACCGGCCTGCGGGTGTTCAACTCGATTGAACATTACGGCCTGGGTATCTCCCGTGCGGCATTTGTGGGGGGGCGCAGTCCCTATCCCTACCTGGCAGCCTTCGGCAGCGATCTGTTTCTCTCCACTCATGCCGACGATGTCCGCAGCGCACTGGAGGCCGGATTCGCCGCTGCAACAATCCTTTCCGGTGGGGCCCGACGCGCTGCCAATGGCGAACTGCGCATCGCCTTCGATGGCGATGCGGTGCTGTTTTCCGACGACTCGGAACGGGTCTACCAGGCCGCAGGTCTGGAAGCGTTTCAGGCCAGTGAGCGGCAGTCGGCGCGTGAGCCTCTGCCCGGAGGACCTTTCAAGGGGTTTCTGGCGGCGCTGAATCTGCTTCAGGGCGAGTTTGCCGACGACGCCTGCCCGGTCCGCACGGCCCTGGTCACCGCCCGCTCGGCACCGGCCCATGAGCGGGTCATTCGCACCTTGCGCGAGTGGAACATCCGTCTCGACGAGTCCCTGTTCCTGGGCGGCCTGGAGAAAGCGGCCTTTCTCGAAGCCTTCGCCGCCGATGTTTTTTTCGACGACCAGGCCGGTCATTGCGAGTCCGCTCGCGAGGTGGTCGCTACCGGTCATGTGCCTCATGGCATCAGCAACGAAGCCAGGACTTGA
- a CDS encoding putative 2-dehydropantoate 2-reductase, which translates to MGADRKPRIGIIGTGAIGGFYGVMLARAGFDVHFLLRSEFSAVVEQGLRVNSAQHGVLSLKPVQAYASAEEMPPCDWLLVGAKTTNNVQLAPAIIQAAAPGAKVLLLQNGLDVEDALRAELPDTLHLLGGLCFICVHRAGPGQIEHQALGAVNLGYHSGPASADPALSQALVEEGAALFRAAGLDSQAMNNLHQARWQKLVWNVPYNGLSVLLKASTTPLMADPASRELIQDLMQEVLQGAAACGHVIPEAYAQQLFRSTEHMPDYWPSMYHDFLHQRPLELAAIYAAPLAAARAAGCELPKIRALYQSLCFIDRHHV; encoded by the coding sequence ATGGGTGCAGACCGTAAGCCGCGTATAGGCATTATCGGAACCGGAGCGATCGGAGGTTTTTACGGGGTGATGCTGGCGCGGGCCGGTTTCGACGTGCATTTTCTGCTGCGCAGCGAGTTCTCCGCGGTGGTGGAGCAGGGACTGCGGGTCAATAGCGCCCAGCATGGGGTGTTGAGCCTGAAGCCGGTGCAGGCATACGCCAGTGCCGAAGAGATGCCACCTTGTGACTGGCTGCTGGTGGGCGCCAAGACCACCAACAATGTCCAGTTGGCGCCGGCGATCATCCAGGCGGCGGCGCCTGGGGCCAAGGTGCTGTTGCTGCAAAACGGGCTGGACGTGGAGGACGCCTTGCGTGCCGAGCTCCCCGACACGCTGCATCTGTTAGGCGGCTTGTGCTTTATCTGCGTGCATCGCGCGGGCCCCGGCCAGATCGAACACCAGGCTCTGGGGGCGGTGAACCTGGGGTACCACAGTGGTCCGGCCAGTGCCGATCCGGCCCTGAGCCAGGCGCTGGTCGAGGAGGGGGCGGCGTTGTTTCGTGCTGCCGGGCTCGACTCCCAGGCCATGAACAATCTGCATCAGGCGCGCTGGCAGAAGCTGGTGTGGAATGTGCCGTACAACGGCCTGTCGGTGCTACTCAAGGCCAGCACCACGCCGCTCATGGCCGACCCGGCCAGTCGCGAGCTGATTCAGGACCTGATGCAGGAAGTCTTGCAGGGGGCTGCGGCTTGCGGTCATGTGATCCCTGAGGCTTATGCACAGCAACTGTTCAGGTCCACTGAGCACATGCCCGATTATTGGCCGAGCATGTACCACGATTTTCTGCATCAGCGCCCTCTGGAGTTGGCGGCTATTTATGCTGCACCTTTGGCAGCGGCACGGGCCGCGGGTTGCGAGTTGCCGAAAATCCGGGCGTTGTACCAGAGCCTGTGTTTTATCGACCGGCACCATGTTTGA
- a CDS encoding thioredoxin family protein, producing the protein MTADSECRPFDIISPSIVIELELTDFDIDQQLLRLDGVSLVVFTSPGCSGCRWARSQLPGMGLPVARLCWVDAGDNGGAVERYQVFHLPALFVVRDGEFYGSLESRLTPNALIAGLRQALNRMPEELP; encoded by the coding sequence ATGACCGCAGACTCCGAGTGTCGTCCATTTGACATTATTTCCCCCAGTATAGTGATCGAATTGGAACTGACCGACTTCGACATCGACCAGCAATTACTGAGACTGGATGGCGTTTCCCTGGTGGTTTTCACCTCCCCCGGTTGCTCCGGTTGTCGCTGGGCACGATCACAGCTGCCCGGGATGGGACTGCCGGTCGCGCGCCTGTGCTGGGTCGATGCGGGCGACAACGGTGGGGCAGTGGAGCGCTATCAGGTGTTTCACCTGCCTGCGCTGTTCGTGGTGCGCGACGGTGAGTTTTATGGATCCTTAGAATCGCGGCTGACGCCCAATGCGCTCATTGCGGGCCTGCGTCAGGCGCTCAATCGAATGCCAGAGGAGTTGCCTTGA
- a CDS encoding PilZ domain-containing protein, translating to MGRFLPHPDDVPVELTLRKYACISRQRLHTISLGGMACNYHRAWRHGTALEVHMPSLGENARYNGYVAWCLKRKRGYLVGIAFVDEQTLFSARMGEQVCQIARYCRLHEPLSEQQCIEALALDWVERHAEDYSQDRVHQAFVQP from the coding sequence ATGGGACGTTTTCTGCCTCATCCTGATGATGTTCCGGTTGAACTGACCCTGCGCAAGTACGCCTGCATTTCGCGCCAGCGGTTGCACACTATCAGCCTCGGTGGCATGGCGTGCAATTACCACCGCGCCTGGCGCCACGGCACCGCGCTGGAAGTGCACATGCCCTCGCTGGGGGAAAACGCACGCTACAACGGTTATGTTGCCTGGTGCCTGAAACGCAAGCGCGGCTATCTGGTGGGTATCGCCTTCGTCGATGAGCAAACCCTGTTCAGCGCTCGCATGGGCGAGCAGGTGTGCCAGATCGCCCGCTACTGCCGCCTGCATGAACCGCTAAGCGAACAGCAATGCATCGAAGCCCTGGCTCTGGATTGGGTCGAACGGCATGCAGAAGACTATTCGCAAGACCGTGTACACCAGGCTTTTGTGCAGCCTTAG
- a CDS encoding 3-deoxy-7-phosphoheptulonate synthase — protein sequence MADLPINDLNVASNETLITPDQLKRDIPLSDTALRTVTKGREVIRNILDGTDHRLFIVIGPCSIHDIKAAHEYAERLKALAAEVSDTLYLVMRVYFEKPRTTVGWKGLINDPYLDDSFKIQDGLHIGRQLLLDLAEMGLPTATEALDPISPQYLQDLISWSAIGARTTESQTHREMASGLSSAVGFKNGTDGGLTVAINALQSVSSPHRFLGINPQGGVSIVTTKGNAYGHVVLRGGNGKPNYDSVSVAVCEQALSKAKIKPNIMIDCSHANSNKDPALQPLVMENVANQILEGNQSIIGLMVESHLNWGCQAIPKDLSDLQYGVSITDACIDWESTEKTLRSMHAKLKDVLPKRDRS from the coding sequence ATGGCTGATTTACCGATCAACGACCTAAACGTCGCCTCCAACGAGACCCTGATCACCCCTGATCAACTCAAACGAGACATCCCGCTGAGCGACACCGCCTTGCGCACCGTGACCAAGGGTCGCGAAGTGATCCGCAACATCCTCGACGGCACTGACCATCGGTTGTTCATCGTCATCGGGCCCTGCTCGATCCACGACATCAAGGCAGCCCACGAGTACGCCGAGCGACTCAAGGCCCTGGCGGCGGAAGTTTCCGACACCCTGTATCTGGTGATGCGCGTTTACTTCGAGAAACCGCGGACCACCGTTGGCTGGAAAGGCCTGATCAACGACCCGTACCTGGACGACTCGTTCAAGATTCAGGACGGTCTGCATATTGGTCGCCAGTTGCTGCTGGACCTCGCGGAAATGGGTCTGCCCACTGCCACTGAAGCTCTGGACCCCATCTCCCCGCAATACCTGCAGGACCTGATCAGTTGGTCGGCCATTGGCGCCCGCACCACGGAATCCCAGACCCACCGCGAGATGGCTTCCGGCCTGTCCTCTGCCGTGGGCTTCAAGAACGGCACCGACGGCGGCCTGACGGTAGCGATCAACGCCCTGCAATCGGTTTCCAGTCCCCACCGCTTCCTGGGGATCAACCCACAGGGCGGCGTGTCGATCGTCACCACCAAAGGCAACGCCTACGGCCACGTAGTACTGCGTGGTGGCAATGGCAAGCCCAATTATGACTCGGTCAGTGTCGCGGTCTGCGAACAGGCCCTGAGCAAGGCCAAGATCAAGCCGAACATCATGATCGATTGCAGCCACGCCAACTCCAACAAGGATCCGGCGCTGCAACCACTGGTCATGGAGAACGTCGCCAACCAGATCCTCGAAGGCAATCAGTCGATCATCGGCCTGATGGTGGAAAGTCATCTGAACTGGGGTTGCCAGGCCATTCCAAAAGACTTGTCGGACCTGCAGTACGGGGTGTCGATTACCGATGCCTGCATCGATTGGGAAAGCACCGAGAAAACCCTGCGCAGCATGCACGCCAAGCTCAAGGATGTACTGCCGAAACGCGATCGCAGCTGA
- a CDS encoding GNAT family N-acetyltransferase codes for MSEALSIHHDQAGHQFETNVDGHRAYLTYMDLGKQTLDIYRTFVPNALRGRGIAAALTEQALEYAERMGYTVIPSCSYVERYMERHQRHAAKL; via the coding sequence ATGAGCGAGGCGTTGTCCATCCACCATGACCAGGCTGGTCATCAGTTCGAGACCAATGTGGACGGTCATCGTGCCTACCTGACCTATATGGACCTGGGTAAGCAAACCCTGGATATCTACCGCACCTTCGTGCCCAATGCGTTGCGTGGGCGCGGTATTGCCGCGGCGCTGACCGAGCAGGCACTGGAGTACGCCGAACGTATGGGCTACACAGTGATTCCTTCCTGCTCCTATGTAGAACGCTACATGGAACGCCATCAGCGTCACGCCGCGAAGCTCTGA
- the oprI gene encoding outer membrane lipoprotei OprI, which translates to MNNVLKFSALALAAVLATGCSSVSKETEARLTATEDAAARAQARADEAYRKADEALAAAQKAQQTADEANERALRMLEKASRK; encoded by the coding sequence ATGAACAACGTTCTGAAATTCTCTGCTCTGGCTCTGGCCGCAGTTCTGGCTACCGGTTGCAGCAGCGTATCCAAAGAAACCGAAGCTCGTCTGACTGCTACTGAAGATGCAGCCGCTCGTGCTCAGGCTCGTGCAGACGAAGCCTACCGTAAAGCTGATGAAGCTCTGGCTGCTGCTCAAAAAGCACAACAGACTGCTGACGAAGCTAACGAGCGCGCTCTGCGTATGCTGGAAAAAGCTAGCCGCAAGTAA
- a CDS encoding L,D-transpeptidase family protein, with product MLPRLPAVTRCLTLAALCVAGPVAALELPLPPPGEDIVGQVQVIKAKYEDTFADLGTAYDLGYLEMVAANPGVDPWLPGAGTEVVLPTRFVLPPGPREGIVINLAEYRLYYFPKGRNVVYTFPLGIGREGWGSPIAHTSITAKTPNPTWTPPASIRAEHAADGDPLPSVVPAGPDNPLGPFKFTLGTPGYLIHGSNKKFGIGMRTSHGCFRMLNNNVLEMAGMVPVGTSVRIINEPYKFGVSGGKVYLEAHTPLDDKGNPSVVDKHTAVINALLKREDLANNLRMNWDVVRDVVAAEDGLPVEIAVPTTAAPAASTSNLSYDLQQ from the coding sequence ATGTTGCCGCGCCTCCCTGCCGTCACCCGCTGCCTGACACTTGCCGCATTGTGTGTGGCCGGTCCCGTTGCAGCATTGGAATTGCCTCTACCGCCGCCCGGTGAAGATATCGTCGGCCAGGTGCAGGTGATCAAGGCCAAGTACGAAGACACCTTTGCAGATCTGGGTACCGCCTACGACCTGGGCTACCTGGAAATGGTGGCAGCCAACCCGGGGGTCGATCCCTGGTTGCCGGGAGCCGGCACCGAGGTGGTCCTGCCGACTCGCTTTGTCCTGCCTCCCGGGCCTCGTGAAGGCATCGTGATCAACCTGGCGGAGTATCGCCTGTACTACTTTCCCAAAGGGCGGAATGTGGTTTACACCTTCCCCCTGGGCATTGGGCGTGAGGGCTGGGGGTCGCCGATCGCGCACACCAGCATCACCGCGAAGACTCCGAATCCGACCTGGACGCCACCGGCGTCGATCCGGGCAGAACACGCTGCCGACGGTGACCCGTTGCCAAGCGTCGTACCTGCCGGGCCGGACAACCCCTTGGGACCATTCAAGTTCACCTTGGGCACCCCCGGCTACCTGATTCACGGTTCCAACAAGAAGTTTGGTATTGGCATGCGCACCAGCCATGGCTGTTTCCGCATGCTCAACAACAACGTGCTGGAGATGGCTGGCATGGTTCCGGTCGGAACTTCGGTGCGCATCATCAACGAGCCGTACAAGTTCGGCGTCAGTGGCGGAAAAGTCTATCTGGAAGCGCACACGCCATTGGATGACAAGGGCAATCCTTCAGTGGTCGATAAACACACTGCGGTGATCAATGCCTTGCTCAAGCGCGAAGATCTTGCCAATAACCTGCGTATGAACTGGGACGTGGTGCGTGATGTAGTGGCCGCCGAAGACGGGCTGCCAGTGGAGATCGCGGTACCGACGACCGCAGCGCCTGCGGCATCGACGTCCAACCTGTCCTACGATCTGCAGCAGTAA
- a CDS encoding arylesterase, with protein sequence MRVWFLSAGLALMCMAQNAAAGTVLIVGDSISAAFGLDTRDGWVALLEKRLKDQGFSDKVVNASVSGDTSAGGQARLPALLAAHKPQVVILELGGNDGLRGQPPQQLQQNLASMIDSAQADGAKVLLLGMQLPPNYGVRYTRAFAQVYSQLASDKQVALVPFFLEGVGGHPELMQADGLHPAAAAQGKLLENVWPTLKPLL encoded by the coding sequence ATGCGTGTATGGTTTTTGAGTGCCGGCCTGGCCTTGATGTGCATGGCCCAGAACGCAGCGGCGGGTACGGTCCTGATCGTGGGCGATAGTATCAGTGCGGCTTTCGGCCTGGATACCCGCGATGGTTGGGTGGCCCTGCTGGAGAAGCGGCTCAAGGACCAGGGTTTTAGCGACAAGGTCGTCAACGCCTCGGTCAGCGGCGACACCAGTGCGGGGGGGCAGGCGCGGCTGCCGGCGCTGCTTGCAGCACATAAGCCGCAAGTGGTGATCCTTGAATTGGGTGGCAACGATGGCTTGCGCGGCCAGCCGCCACAGCAATTGCAACAAAATCTTGCGTCGATGATCGACAGTGCCCAGGCCGATGGGGCCAAGGTCCTGCTGTTGGGCATGCAGTTGCCGCCCAATTACGGTGTGCGCTACACCCGGGCGTTCGCCCAGGTCTATAGCCAGTTGGCCAGCGACAAGCAGGTGGCCCTGGTGCCGTTTTTTCTCGAAGGGGTCGGCGGTCATCCCGAACTGATGCAGGCGGACGGTTTGCACCCCGCGGCAGCGGCCCAGGGCAAGTTGCTGGAAAATGTCTGGCCGACGCTAAAACCGCTGCTTTGA
- a CDS encoding ABC transporter ATP-binding protein, translated as MGASILTARNLSKVVPSAEGELTILHELDLELNQGDSLAIVGASGSGKSTLLGLLAGLDLPSSGEVTLAGQALSRLDEDQRARIRAEHVGFVFQSFQLLDSLNALENVMLPLELDGRRDARERATELLQRVGLGQRLSHSPRQLSGGEQQRVAIARAFAAEPDVLFADEPTGNLDSHTGERISDLLFELNKESGTTLVLVTHDERLAHRCRRLIRLEAGLLVAPLEP; from the coding sequence ATGGGCGCAAGCATTCTCACTGCGCGGAACCTTAGCAAAGTGGTTCCCAGCGCGGAAGGTGAACTGACCATCCTGCACGAACTCGACCTGGAGCTGAATCAGGGCGACAGCCTGGCCATCGTCGGCGCCTCCGGCTCCGGCAAATCCACCCTGCTCGGCCTGCTGGCCGGACTCGACCTGCCCAGCAGCGGTGAAGTGACCCTGGCCGGTCAGGCCCTGAGCCGCCTGGATGAGGACCAGCGGGCGCGGATCAGGGCCGAACACGTGGGATTCGTATTCCAGTCCTTTCAACTGCTCGACAGCCTCAATGCTCTGGAAAACGTCATGCTGCCCCTGGAACTGGATGGCCGCCGTGACGCCCGAGAGCGAGCCACCGAGTTGCTGCAGCGAGTCGGCCTCGGCCAGCGCCTGAGCCACTCGCCACGCCAACTGTCCGGCGGCGAGCAGCAACGAGTAGCTATCGCCCGGGCCTTTGCCGCCGAACCCGATGTGCTGTTTGCCGATGAGCCCACTGGCAACCTCGACAGTCACACCGGCGAACGCATCAGTGACCTGTTGTTCGAACTCAACAAGGAAAGCGGCACCACCCTGGTGCTGGTGACCCACGATGAACGCCTGGCCCATCGCTGCCGGCGCCTGATCCGTCTTGAAGCGGGCTTGCTGGTCGCCCCTCTGGAGCCTTGA